From a single Leptotrichia trevisanii DSM 22070 genomic region:
- a CDS encoding VirB3 family type IV secretion system protein, protein MKLKVYKSLLDVKMIMGLPYKIFVALVLLTGIIFLIFKHWIIFVPATVIYILCAVMSVKDPMTLELIIEHYKTERYLNP, encoded by the coding sequence ATGAAACTAAAAGTCTACAAGTCTTTACTGGATGTAAAAATGATAATGGGACTGCCATACAAAATTTTTGTAGCATTGGTATTACTTACAGGAATTATATTCCTGATATTCAAGCACTGGATAATTTTTGTGCCAGCAACGGTAATATATATTTTGTGTGCAGTTATGTCTGTAAAAGATCCGATGACATTGGAACTGATAATAGAGCATTACAAGACTGAAAGATATTTAAATCCGTAA